In Anomalospiza imberbis isolate Cuckoo-Finch-1a 21T00152 chromosome 10, ASM3175350v1, whole genome shotgun sequence, the following proteins share a genomic window:
- the TNK2 gene encoding activated CDC42 kinase 1 isoform X8: MLCAGGQDQAMEPGSGSPEMAARRNLTPRPPRPPLPRGSPALRAGPPRPPACSIQPTKQHQVPAPRERLSCSMQAEEGTDWLLELLTELQLQQYFLRIRDELNVTRLSHFEYVKNEDLEKIGMGRPGQRRLWEAVKRRKAMCKRKSWMSKVFSGKRPESELPPQPQSTFRKPPTPPPPEAGGQHSLTCLVRERDLSIFEKLGDGSFGVVRRGEWCTPAGKTLNVAVKCLKTDVLSQPEALDDFIREVNAMHSLDHRNLIRLYGVVLSHPMKMVTELAPLGSLLDRLRKNQGHFLISTLCQYAIQVAKGMAYLESKRFIHRDLAARNILLASNELVKIGDFGLMRALPKNDDHYVMQEHRKVPFAWCAPESLKTRTFSHASDTWMFGVTLWEMFTYGQEPWIGLNGSQILHKIDKEGERLPRPEDCPQDIYNVMLQCWAHKPEDRPTFVALRDFLVEAQPTDMRALQDFEEPDKLHIQMNDIITVIEGRAENYWWRGQNKRTLKVGQFPRNTVTSVAGLSAHDISQPLKNSFIHTGHGDTNPQHCWGFPDKIDELYLGNPMDPPDILGVDPSAARPTQLPGRAKRQPPPRPPQPTVLLTKPCYDPVSEEEEGLPGGLRKLCLKKPGTGKGLRPVKPSARVPGTKVGERQPGRLASEGLASSEVTLIDFGEEVPQGSPSPVGDLTAPSLAKLAMEAYSLLDKTPPQSPTRALPRPLHPTPVVDWDARPLPPPPAYDDVAQDEDDIEVCSITSPPSRRGKTNYGFVDEGERGPVLEDNLFLPPKETKQPSMTQTTELFEELQQECMRRLNVPLGPASPVDDKPQIPPRVPIPPRPLRRNEPGRWSGDLSPASGGEEDRPPQIPPRDPLSQPTSRTPSPMALQVGSPQQRAALCSCLSTSPGKPMPTTQSFALDPKYATPKVIQAQGKDCSKGPCILPIVKDGQKVSSTHYYLLPERPAYLDKYEKFFKEAKSPEEVAASRQVTTATVRPMVQQPLSDCKANFSSNNSNPGPKCLVKASCSLQKIVYDGPEVCRPADKIRLVQDMVHGVTTEECQAALQSHGWNVQRAIQYLKVEQLFCLGLKSRGECQRVLERFDWNLAQASSHLLDPYSATRQKW; encoded by the exons atgctctgtgctgggggacAGGATCAGGccatggagccaggctctgggagcccAGAGATGGCAGCAAGGAGGAACCTGACACCTCGGCCTCCCcggccacccctgccacggggGTCACCAGCCCTCCGTGCTGGCCCCCCGAGACCTCCTGCTTGCTCCATCCAGCCAACCAAGCAGCATCAGGTGCCAGCACCAAGGGAG AGGCTGAGCTGTAGCATGCAGGCGGAGGAGGGCACGGactggctgctggagctgctcactgagctgcagctgcagcagtacTTCCTGCGCATCCGGGACGAGCTAAACGTCACACGCCTCTCCCACTTTGAGTACGTCAAAAATGAGGATCTGGAGAAGATTGGCATGGGACGCCCTG gcCAGCGGCGGCTGTGGGAGGCAGTGAAGCGGAGGAAAGCCATGTGCAAGCGGAAATCCTGGATGAGCAAG GTGTTCAGTGGGAAGCGCCCAGAGTCGGAGctgccgccccagccccagagtaCCTTCCGCAAGCCTCCCACACCACCGCCCCCTGAAGCTGGGGGCCAACACTCCCTCACGTGCCTCGTGCGGGAGCGAGACCTCTCAATCTTTGAGAAGCTGGGTGACGGCTCCTTTGGTGTCGTGCGTCGCGGCGAGTGGTGCACACCTGCTGGCAAGACG CTGAATGTGGCAGTGAAGTGCCTCAAGACGGATGTGCTGAGCCAGCCAGAGGCACTGGACGACTTCATCCGGGAGGTGAATGCCATGCACTCCCTGGACCACAGGAACCTCATCCGCCTGTATGGCGTGGTGCTCTCCCACCCCATGAAGATG gtgacagagctggCCCCACTGGGTTCCCTCCTGGACCGCCTGCGGAAGAACCAGGGCCATTTCCTCATCTCCACCCTGTGCCAGTATGCCATCCAAGTGGCCAAGGGCATGGCCTACCTGGAATCCAAGCGCTTCATCCACCGCGACCTGGCTGCCCGCAACATCCTGCTGGCCTCCAATGAGCTCGTCAAGATTGGGGACTTCGGACTGATGCGGGCACTACCCAAAAATGATGATCACTACGTGATGCAGGAGCATCGCAAGGTCCCCTTTGCCTG GTGTGCTCCTGAGAGCCTGAAGACACGCACCTTCTCCCACGCCAGTGACACCTGGATGTTCGGAGTGACCCTCTGGGAGATGTTCACCTATGGTCAGGAGCCTTGGATTGGCCTCAATGGCAGCCAG ATCCTGCACAAGATAGACAAGGAGGGTGAGCGGCTGCCACGGCCTGAGGACTGTCCCCAGGACATCTACAACGtcatgctgcagtgctgggcacacaAGCCCGAGGACCGACCCACCTTTGTGGCCTTGCGAGACTTCTTGGTGGAG GCTCAGCCCACCGACATGAGAGCGCTGCAGGACTTTGAGGAACCGGACAAGCTGCACATCCAGATGAACGACATCATCACGGTCATTGAGGGCAG GGCCGAGAATTACTGGTGGCGGGGTCAGAATAAACGGACCCTAAAAGTGGGCCAATTTCCCCGAAACACGGTGACCTCGGTGGCAGGTCTGTCAGCCCACGACATCAGCCAGCCACTTAAAAACAGCTTCATCCACACAGGCCATGGAGACACCAACCCGCAGCACTGCTGGGGGTTTCCTGATAAAATTGATGA GCTGTACCTGGGAAATCCCATGGACCCTCCTGATATTTTAGGTGTGGACCCGAGTGCTGCCAGACCTACACAGCTTCCAGGGAGGGCTAAAA GGCAGCCTCCTCCACGCCCACCTCAGCCTACCGTCTTGCTCACCA AGCCTTGCTACGACCCAGTtagtgaggaggaggaaggtctGCCAGGGGGCCTCCGGAAACTCTGCCTGAAGAAGCCAGGCACAGGGAAGGGTCTGCGGCCAGTCAAGCCATCAGCAAGAGTACCGGGCACCAAGGTGGGCGAGCGGCAACCTGGACGCCTGGCAAGCGAGGGGCTAGCAAGCAGCGAGGTGACCCTCATTGACTTTGGGGAGGAAGTTCCCCAGGGTAGCCCCTCTCCAGTGGGGGACCTGACAGCCCCGTCATTAGCCAAGCTGGCCATGGAGGCCTACTCTTTGCTGGACAAGACCCCACCACAGAGCCCCACACGGGCTCTACCTCGGCCTCTCCACCCCACACCAGTAGTGGACTGGGATGCCCGGCCCTTGCCCCCACCACCTGCCTATGATGACGTGGCACAGGATGAGGATGATATTGAGGTCTGCTCTATCACCAGCCCCCCAAGCCGGCGGGGAAAGACCAACTATGGCTTTGTGGATGAGGGTGAGCGGGGACCAGTACTGGAGGACAACCTTTTCCTGCCCCCCAAGGAGACCAAACAGCCCAGCATGACGCAGACCACCGAGCTCtttgaggagctgcagcaggagtgCATGAGAAGGCTCAACGTCCCTCTGGGACCGGCTTCACCAGTTGACGACAAGCCCCAGATCCCTCCCCGTGTCCCAATCCCGCCCCGGCCCCTTCGCCGCAATGAGCCTGGGCGCTGGTCAGGGGACCTTTCCCCAGCTTCGGGGGGCGAGGAAGACCGGCCGCCCCAGATCCCCCCACGGGACCCACTGTCCCAGCCCACTTCCCGgacacccagccccatggctctgcaggtgggctctccaCAGCAACGTGctgccctctgctcctgcctctccaCCTCACCAGGGAAGCCCATGCCCACCACACAGAGCTTCGCCCTCGACCCTAAGTACGCCACCCCCAAGGTCATCCAGGCGCAGGGCAAGGACTGCTCCAAGGGACCTTGCATCCTGCCCATCGTGAAGGATGGGCAGAAGGTCAGCAGCACCCACTACTACCTGCTGCCTGAGCGCCCTGCCTACCTGGACAAATATGAGAAGTTTTTCAAGGAGGCTAAAAGCCCTGAGGAGGTGGCAGCATCCCGCCAGGTCACCACAGCCACCGTCCGTCCCATGGTGCAGCAGCCATTGTCAGACTGCAAGGCCAACTTTTCCTCCAACAACAGCAACCCTGGGCCCAAGTGCCTGGTGAAAgcctcctgcagcctccagaAGATCGTTTATGATGGGCCAGAAGTTTGCCGACCTGCTGACAAGATCCGGCTG GTACAGGACATGGTGCATGGCGTGACCACTGAGGAgtgccaggcagccctgcagagccatGGCTGGAACGTCCAACGGGCTATCCAGTACCTG
- the TNK2 gene encoding activated CDC42 kinase 1 isoform X1 — MVPPHPPPPPGCLVHRAGVRGEGGCERGAGGDATTSPLRSRSRDRRWAVGLPRREEDSGARLGLGNFLPCDPKPGSSPRRPQADAGVSAEPPTRHCAAAAASAMGERCDYQRLSSAEEEEEMHGPLPHSFSDSTGQRALRLGSRRPTPPPRQDTVPGMPCRRRLSCSMQAEEGTDWLLELLTELQLQQYFLRIRDELNVTRLSHFEYVKNEDLEKIGMGRPGQRRLWEAVKRRKAMCKRKSWMSKVFSGKRPESELPPQPQSTFRKPPTPPPPEAGGQHSLTCLVRERDLSIFEKLGDGSFGVVRRGEWCTPAGKTLNVAVKCLKTDVLSQPEALDDFIREVNAMHSLDHRNLIRLYGVVLSHPMKMVTELAPLGSLLDRLRKNQGHFLISTLCQYAIQVAKGMAYLESKRFIHRDLAARNILLASNELVKIGDFGLMRALPKNDDHYVMQEHRKVPFAWCAPESLKTRTFSHASDTWMFGVTLWEMFTYGQEPWIGLNGSQILHKIDKEGERLPRPEDCPQDIYNVMLQCWAHKPEDRPTFVALRDFLVEAQPTDMRALQDFEEPDKLHIQMNDIITVIEGRAENYWWRGQNKRTLKVGQFPRNTVTSVAGLSAHDISQPLKNSFIHTGHGDTNPQHCWGFPDKIDELYLGNPMDPPDILGVDPSAARPTQLPGRAKRQPPPRPPQPTVLLTKPCYDPVSEEEEGLPGGLRKLCLKKPGTGKGLRPVKPSARVPGTKVGERQPGRLASEGLASSEVTLIDFGEEVPQGSPSPVGDLTAPSLAKLAMEAYSLLDKTPPQSPTRALPRPLHPTPVVDWDARPLPPPPAYDDVAQDEDDIEVCSITSPPSRRGKTNYGFVDEGERGPVLEDNLFLPPKETKQPSMTQTTELFEELQQECMRRLNVPLGPASPVDDKPQIPPRVPIPPRPLRRNEPGRWSGDLSPASGGEEDRPPQIPPRDPLSQPTSRTPSPMALQVGSPQQRAALCSCLSTSPGKPMPTTQSFALDPKYATPKVIQAQGKDCSKGPCILPIVKDGQKVSSTHYYLLPERPAYLDKYEKFFKEAKSPEEVAASRQVTTATVRPMVQQPLSDCKANFSSNNSNPGPKCLVKASCSLQKIVYDGPEVCRPADKIRLVQDMVHGVTTEECQAALQSHGWNVQRAIQYLKVEQLFCLGLKSRGECQRVLERFDWNLAQASSHLLDPYSATRQKW; from the exons ATGGTCCCCCCTCATCCTCCTCCCCCGCCTGGCTGCCTGGTGCACCGTGCCGGGGTGCGGGGAGAAGGGGGCTGCGAGCGCGGCGCTGGCGGCGATGCCACCACCTCTCCACTCAGGAGCCGAAGCAGGGACAGAAGGTGGGCGGTTGGGCTGCCGCGACGGGAGGAAGACAGTGGTGCCAGGCTGGGATTGGG CAACTTTCTGCCATGTGATCCCAAACCCGGCTCCAGCCCTCGCCGCCCCCAAGCAGACGCGGGCGTCTCCGCAGAGCCCCCCACTCGCCACTgcgccgcagccgccgcctcaGCCATGGGCGAGAGATGCGACTACCAGCGCTTGAGCAGcgccgaggaggaggaggaaatgcACGgccccctgccccacagcttCTCGGACAGCACCGGGCAGCGGGCCCTGCGGCTGGGCAGCAGGCGCCCCACGCCACCCCCCCGGCAGGACACAGTCCCGGGCATGCCGTGCCGGCGG AGGCTGAGCTGTAGCATGCAGGCGGAGGAGGGCACGGactggctgctggagctgctcactgagctgcagctgcagcagtacTTCCTGCGCATCCGGGACGAGCTAAACGTCACACGCCTCTCCCACTTTGAGTACGTCAAAAATGAGGATCTGGAGAAGATTGGCATGGGACGCCCTG gcCAGCGGCGGCTGTGGGAGGCAGTGAAGCGGAGGAAAGCCATGTGCAAGCGGAAATCCTGGATGAGCAAG GTGTTCAGTGGGAAGCGCCCAGAGTCGGAGctgccgccccagccccagagtaCCTTCCGCAAGCCTCCCACACCACCGCCCCCTGAAGCTGGGGGCCAACACTCCCTCACGTGCCTCGTGCGGGAGCGAGACCTCTCAATCTTTGAGAAGCTGGGTGACGGCTCCTTTGGTGTCGTGCGTCGCGGCGAGTGGTGCACACCTGCTGGCAAGACG CTGAATGTGGCAGTGAAGTGCCTCAAGACGGATGTGCTGAGCCAGCCAGAGGCACTGGACGACTTCATCCGGGAGGTGAATGCCATGCACTCCCTGGACCACAGGAACCTCATCCGCCTGTATGGCGTGGTGCTCTCCCACCCCATGAAGATG gtgacagagctggCCCCACTGGGTTCCCTCCTGGACCGCCTGCGGAAGAACCAGGGCCATTTCCTCATCTCCACCCTGTGCCAGTATGCCATCCAAGTGGCCAAGGGCATGGCCTACCTGGAATCCAAGCGCTTCATCCACCGCGACCTGGCTGCCCGCAACATCCTGCTGGCCTCCAATGAGCTCGTCAAGATTGGGGACTTCGGACTGATGCGGGCACTACCCAAAAATGATGATCACTACGTGATGCAGGAGCATCGCAAGGTCCCCTTTGCCTG GTGTGCTCCTGAGAGCCTGAAGACACGCACCTTCTCCCACGCCAGTGACACCTGGATGTTCGGAGTGACCCTCTGGGAGATGTTCACCTATGGTCAGGAGCCTTGGATTGGCCTCAATGGCAGCCAG ATCCTGCACAAGATAGACAAGGAGGGTGAGCGGCTGCCACGGCCTGAGGACTGTCCCCAGGACATCTACAACGtcatgctgcagtgctgggcacacaAGCCCGAGGACCGACCCACCTTTGTGGCCTTGCGAGACTTCTTGGTGGAG GCTCAGCCCACCGACATGAGAGCGCTGCAGGACTTTGAGGAACCGGACAAGCTGCACATCCAGATGAACGACATCATCACGGTCATTGAGGGCAG GGCCGAGAATTACTGGTGGCGGGGTCAGAATAAACGGACCCTAAAAGTGGGCCAATTTCCCCGAAACACGGTGACCTCGGTGGCAGGTCTGTCAGCCCACGACATCAGCCAGCCACTTAAAAACAGCTTCATCCACACAGGCCATGGAGACACCAACCCGCAGCACTGCTGGGGGTTTCCTGATAAAATTGATGA GCTGTACCTGGGAAATCCCATGGACCCTCCTGATATTTTAGGTGTGGACCCGAGTGCTGCCAGACCTACACAGCTTCCAGGGAGGGCTAAAA GGCAGCCTCCTCCACGCCCACCTCAGCCTACCGTCTTGCTCACCA AGCCTTGCTACGACCCAGTtagtgaggaggaggaaggtctGCCAGGGGGCCTCCGGAAACTCTGCCTGAAGAAGCCAGGCACAGGGAAGGGTCTGCGGCCAGTCAAGCCATCAGCAAGAGTACCGGGCACCAAGGTGGGCGAGCGGCAACCTGGACGCCTGGCAAGCGAGGGGCTAGCAAGCAGCGAGGTGACCCTCATTGACTTTGGGGAGGAAGTTCCCCAGGGTAGCCCCTCTCCAGTGGGGGACCTGACAGCCCCGTCATTAGCCAAGCTGGCCATGGAGGCCTACTCTTTGCTGGACAAGACCCCACCACAGAGCCCCACACGGGCTCTACCTCGGCCTCTCCACCCCACACCAGTAGTGGACTGGGATGCCCGGCCCTTGCCCCCACCACCTGCCTATGATGACGTGGCACAGGATGAGGATGATATTGAGGTCTGCTCTATCACCAGCCCCCCAAGCCGGCGGGGAAAGACCAACTATGGCTTTGTGGATGAGGGTGAGCGGGGACCAGTACTGGAGGACAACCTTTTCCTGCCCCCCAAGGAGACCAAACAGCCCAGCATGACGCAGACCACCGAGCTCtttgaggagctgcagcaggagtgCATGAGAAGGCTCAACGTCCCTCTGGGACCGGCTTCACCAGTTGACGACAAGCCCCAGATCCCTCCCCGTGTCCCAATCCCGCCCCGGCCCCTTCGCCGCAATGAGCCTGGGCGCTGGTCAGGGGACCTTTCCCCAGCTTCGGGGGGCGAGGAAGACCGGCCGCCCCAGATCCCCCCACGGGACCCACTGTCCCAGCCCACTTCCCGgacacccagccccatggctctgcaggtgggctctccaCAGCAACGTGctgccctctgctcctgcctctccaCCTCACCAGGGAAGCCCATGCCCACCACACAGAGCTTCGCCCTCGACCCTAAGTACGCCACCCCCAAGGTCATCCAGGCGCAGGGCAAGGACTGCTCCAAGGGACCTTGCATCCTGCCCATCGTGAAGGATGGGCAGAAGGTCAGCAGCACCCACTACTACCTGCTGCCTGAGCGCCCTGCCTACCTGGACAAATATGAGAAGTTTTTCAAGGAGGCTAAAAGCCCTGAGGAGGTGGCAGCATCCCGCCAGGTCACCACAGCCACCGTCCGTCCCATGGTGCAGCAGCCATTGTCAGACTGCAAGGCCAACTTTTCCTCCAACAACAGCAACCCTGGGCCCAAGTGCCTGGTGAAAgcctcctgcagcctccagaAGATCGTTTATGATGGGCCAGAAGTTTGCCGACCTGCTGACAAGATCCGGCTG GTACAGGACATGGTGCATGGCGTGACCACTGAGGAgtgccaggcagccctgcagagccatGGCTGGAACGTCCAACGGGCTATCCAGTACCTG
- the TNK2 gene encoding activated CDC42 kinase 1 isoform X7: MVPPHPPPPPGCLVHRAGVRGEGGCERGAGGDATTSPLRSRSRDRRWAVGLPRREEDSGARLGLGNFLPCDPKPGSSPRRPQADAGVSAEPPTRHCAAAAASAMGERCDYQRLSSAEEEEEMHGPLPHSFSDSTGQRALRLGSRRPTPPPRQDTVPGMPCRRQRLSCSMQAEEGTDWLLELLTELQLQQYFLRIRDELNVTRLSHFEYVKNEDLEKIGMGRPGQRRLWEAVKRRKAMCKRKSWMSKVFSGKRPESELPPQPQSTFRKPPTPPPPEAGGQHSLTCLVRERDLSIFEKLGDGSFGVVRRGEWCTPAGKTLNVAVKCLKTDVLSQPEALDDFIREVNAMHSLDHRNLIRLYGVVLSHPMKMVTELAPLGSLLDRLRKNQGHFLISTLCQYAIQVAKGMAYLESKRFIHRDLAARNILLASNELVKIGDFGLMRALPKNDDHYVMQEHRKVPFAWCAPESLKTRTFSHASDTWMFGVTLWEMFTYGQEPWIGLNGSQILHKIDKEGERLPRPEDCPQDIYNVMLQCWAHKPEDRPTFVALRDFLVEAQPTDMRALQDFEEPDKLHIQMNDIITVIEGRLYLGNPMDPPDILGVDPSAARPTQLPGRAKKPCYDPVSEEEEGLPGGLRKLCLKKPGTGKGLRPVKPSARVPGTKVGERQPGRLASEGLASSEVTLIDFGEEVPQGSPSPVGDLTAPSLAKLAMEAYSLLDKTPPQSPTRALPRPLHPTPVVDWDARPLPPPPAYDDVAQDEDDIEVCSITSPPSRRGKTNYGFVDEGERGPVLEDNLFLPPKETKQPSMTQTTELFEELQQECMRRLNVPLGPASPVDDKPQIPPRVPIPPRPLRRNEPGRWSGDLSPASGGEEDRPPQIPPRDPLSQPTSRTPSPMALQVGSPQQRAALCSCLSTSPGKPMPTTQSFALDPKYATPKVIQAQGKDCSKGPCILPIVKDGQKVSSTHYYLLPERPAYLDKYEKFFKEAKSPEEVAASRQVTTATVRPMVQQPLSDCKANFSSNNSNPGPKCLVKASCSLQKIVYDGPEVCRPADKIRLVQDMVHGVTTEECQAALQSHGWNVQRAIQYLKVEQLFCLGLKSRGECQRVLERFDWNLAQASSHLLDPYSATRQKW; encoded by the exons ATGGTCCCCCCTCATCCTCCTCCCCCGCCTGGCTGCCTGGTGCACCGTGCCGGGGTGCGGGGAGAAGGGGGCTGCGAGCGCGGCGCTGGCGGCGATGCCACCACCTCTCCACTCAGGAGCCGAAGCAGGGACAGAAGGTGGGCGGTTGGGCTGCCGCGACGGGAGGAAGACAGTGGTGCCAGGCTGGGATTGGG CAACTTTCTGCCATGTGATCCCAAACCCGGCTCCAGCCCTCGCCGCCCCCAAGCAGACGCGGGCGTCTCCGCAGAGCCCCCCACTCGCCACTgcgccgcagccgccgcctcaGCCATGGGCGAGAGATGCGACTACCAGCGCTTGAGCAGcgccgaggaggaggaggaaatgcACGgccccctgccccacagcttCTCGGACAGCACCGGGCAGCGGGCCCTGCGGCTGGGCAGCAGGCGCCCCACGCCACCCCCCCGGCAGGACACAGTCCCGGGCATGCCGTGCCGGCGG CAGAGGCTGAGCTGTAGCATGCAGGCGGAGGAGGGCACGGactggctgctggagctgctcactgagctgcagctgcagcagtacTTCCTGCGCATCCGGGACGAGCTAAACGTCACACGCCTCTCCCACTTTGAGTACGTCAAAAATGAGGATCTGGAGAAGATTGGCATGGGACGCCCTG gcCAGCGGCGGCTGTGGGAGGCAGTGAAGCGGAGGAAAGCCATGTGCAAGCGGAAATCCTGGATGAGCAAG GTGTTCAGTGGGAAGCGCCCAGAGTCGGAGctgccgccccagccccagagtaCCTTCCGCAAGCCTCCCACACCACCGCCCCCTGAAGCTGGGGGCCAACACTCCCTCACGTGCCTCGTGCGGGAGCGAGACCTCTCAATCTTTGAGAAGCTGGGTGACGGCTCCTTTGGTGTCGTGCGTCGCGGCGAGTGGTGCACACCTGCTGGCAAGACG CTGAATGTGGCAGTGAAGTGCCTCAAGACGGATGTGCTGAGCCAGCCAGAGGCACTGGACGACTTCATCCGGGAGGTGAATGCCATGCACTCCCTGGACCACAGGAACCTCATCCGCCTGTATGGCGTGGTGCTCTCCCACCCCATGAAGATG gtgacagagctggCCCCACTGGGTTCCCTCCTGGACCGCCTGCGGAAGAACCAGGGCCATTTCCTCATCTCCACCCTGTGCCAGTATGCCATCCAAGTGGCCAAGGGCATGGCCTACCTGGAATCCAAGCGCTTCATCCACCGCGACCTGGCTGCCCGCAACATCCTGCTGGCCTCCAATGAGCTCGTCAAGATTGGGGACTTCGGACTGATGCGGGCACTACCCAAAAATGATGATCACTACGTGATGCAGGAGCATCGCAAGGTCCCCTTTGCCTG GTGTGCTCCTGAGAGCCTGAAGACACGCACCTTCTCCCACGCCAGTGACACCTGGATGTTCGGAGTGACCCTCTGGGAGATGTTCACCTATGGTCAGGAGCCTTGGATTGGCCTCAATGGCAGCCAG ATCCTGCACAAGATAGACAAGGAGGGTGAGCGGCTGCCACGGCCTGAGGACTGTCCCCAGGACATCTACAACGtcatgctgcagtgctgggcacacaAGCCCGAGGACCGACCCACCTTTGTGGCCTTGCGAGACTTCTTGGTGGAG GCTCAGCCCACCGACATGAGAGCGCTGCAGGACTTTGAGGAACCGGACAAGCTGCACATCCAGATGAACGACATCATCACGGTCATTGAGGGCAG GCTGTACCTGGGAAATCCCATGGACCCTCCTGATATTTTAGGTGTGGACCCGAGTGCTGCCAGACCTACACAGCTTCCAGGGAGGGCTAAAA AGCCTTGCTACGACCCAGTtagtgaggaggaggaaggtctGCCAGGGGGCCTCCGGAAACTCTGCCTGAAGAAGCCAGGCACAGGGAAGGGTCTGCGGCCAGTCAAGCCATCAGCAAGAGTACCGGGCACCAAGGTGGGCGAGCGGCAACCTGGACGCCTGGCAAGCGAGGGGCTAGCAAGCAGCGAGGTGACCCTCATTGACTTTGGGGAGGAAGTTCCCCAGGGTAGCCCCTCTCCAGTGGGGGACCTGACAGCCCCGTCATTAGCCAAGCTGGCCATGGAGGCCTACTCTTTGCTGGACAAGACCCCACCACAGAGCCCCACACGGGCTCTACCTCGGCCTCTCCACCCCACACCAGTAGTGGACTGGGATGCCCGGCCCTTGCCCCCACCACCTGCCTATGATGACGTGGCACAGGATGAGGATGATATTGAGGTCTGCTCTATCACCAGCCCCCCAAGCCGGCGGGGAAAGACCAACTATGGCTTTGTGGATGAGGGTGAGCGGGGACCAGTACTGGAGGACAACCTTTTCCTGCCCCCCAAGGAGACCAAACAGCCCAGCATGACGCAGACCACCGAGCTCtttgaggagctgcagcaggagtgCATGAGAAGGCTCAACGTCCCTCTGGGACCGGCTTCACCAGTTGACGACAAGCCCCAGATCCCTCCCCGTGTCCCAATCCCGCCCCGGCCCCTTCGCCGCAATGAGCCTGGGCGCTGGTCAGGGGACCTTTCCCCAGCTTCGGGGGGCGAGGAAGACCGGCCGCCCCAGATCCCCCCACGGGACCCACTGTCCCAGCCCACTTCCCGgacacccagccccatggctctgcaggtgggctctccaCAGCAACGTGctgccctctgctcctgcctctccaCCTCACCAGGGAAGCCCATGCCCACCACACAGAGCTTCGCCCTCGACCCTAAGTACGCCACCCCCAAGGTCATCCAGGCGCAGGGCAAGGACTGCTCCAAGGGACCTTGCATCCTGCCCATCGTGAAGGATGGGCAGAAGGTCAGCAGCACCCACTACTACCTGCTGCCTGAGCGCCCTGCCTACCTGGACAAATATGAGAAGTTTTTCAAGGAGGCTAAAAGCCCTGAGGAGGTGGCAGCATCCCGCCAGGTCACCACAGCCACCGTCCGTCCCATGGTGCAGCAGCCATTGTCAGACTGCAAGGCCAACTTTTCCTCCAACAACAGCAACCCTGGGCCCAAGTGCCTGGTGAAAgcctcctgcagcctccagaAGATCGTTTATGATGGGCCAGAAGTTTGCCGACCTGCTGACAAGATCCGGCTG GTACAGGACATGGTGCATGGCGTGACCACTGAGGAgtgccaggcagccctgcagagccatGGCTGGAACGTCCAACGGGCTATCCAGTACCTG